One Hydrogenimonas thermophila genomic window, GCCTAGTTCTTATCAAGCTCTTGCAGGTGCAACACTTCTTTTTAATCTCTCAGCAAGTGATGAGATTGTCGGTAAAAGTGATTACCGAAAGAGTCTTGTATCTTCACAAAGTGCTAGATGTATGGCTGCTTATGTCTATGCCTCCTGTGGAGTGGGGGAGTCAACTACTGATGTTGTTTTTGGCGGGGATGCTATGATCGCTGAAAATGGAAGTTTGCTAGAGCAGGGTGAGCGATTTTTGGATGAGTCTCAAATAATTTTTGCAGATGTTGATCTAGCTAGACTTAAAATGATGCGTATTAGCGAAAGCAGTTTTAGCGATGGAGAGTGCAGAGAGTTTAGAATAGTAAATTTGTCTGATGTACCTCAAATAGTACAATTAAACAGATTTATAGACCCTCATCCCTTTGTACCAAGTGATAAAAAAGTGCGTACCAAGAGATGTAAAGAGATTTTTTCTATCCAAGCAGCTGCTCTTGCCAAACGACTTGAACATATAGGCTCTGAAGTATGTGTAATAGGAATTTCAGGCGGTCTTGATTCTACATTGGCACTTTTGGCGACATATAAAACTTATGAGATTTTAAAAAAGGACCCAAAAGATATTGTTTGTGTAACAATGCCTGGTTTTGGAACTACCGGACGCACTTTTGAGAATGCTAGAAGGCTTTGTGAAGGGCTTGGTGTAACTCTTAAAACGGTAGATATTACCAATGCCTGTTTGGATCATTTTAAAGTGATAGGGCACGATCCAAATGAGCATACAATAGTTTATGAGAATGTCCAGGCAAGAGAACGCACTCAAATTCTTATGGATTTAGCAAACAAGCTGAATGGAATTGTAATAGGTACAGGTGATTTAAGTGAATCAGCTCTTGGGTGGAGCACCTATAATGGTGATCATATGTCGATGTATGCAATCAATGTCGGAATACCAAAAACCTTAATAAGATACCTAGTAGAGTGGGCGGCTGATACGCACCCTGATATTTCAGAAGTTTTACAAGATATTCTTGCAACACCTGTAAGTCCTGAGCTTTTGCCTTCACAAGATGATGATACTATTTCGCAAAAGACAGAAGAGGTAGTAGGTCCATATGAGTTGCATGACTTTTTCTTGTATCATATGATAAAAAGTGGAGCAACTCCGAAAAAGATTCTTTTTTTAGCCAAAGTTGCATTTAAACAAAAGTATGATGATGAGACTATTAAAAAGTGGTTGAAACTCTTTTTGTGGCGTTTCTTTTCGCAACAGTTTAAACGAAGCTGTATGCCTGATGGTCCAAAAGTTGGAACTATTGCTCTTTCACCAAGAGGTGATTGGAGAATGCCGAGTGATGCAGTAGTAAGTGAGTGGATCAAAGAGTTAGAGAGAGTTGAATAAAATGTTAGTACATATTTGTTGTAGTGTTGACAGTCACTTTTTTTTACAGAAGCTACGGGAAGATTTTCCTAATGAACGGTTAGTTGGATTTTTTTACGATCCAAATATACACCCTTACAGCGAATATAGATTAAGACTTTTGGATGTACAAAGAAGTTGTGATCGTCTTGGTATAGAGCTAATTGAAGGACCATATGATTTTGAAACCTGGATGAATGCAGTTAAGGGGTATGAAAATGAGCTGGAAAAGGGTGCTAGATGTGAAATCTGCTTTGATCGCAGATTTGAAGTTAGTGCAAAAAAGGCTCGTGAAATAGGTGAGAAGAGTATGACTACAACTCTTCTTGTAAGCCCAAAAAAATCGCAAGAACAGCTTAAAAGAACAGGTGAAAGATTTGCTAAAGATTATGGTGTAGAGTT contains:
- a CDS encoding NAD(+) synthase — protein: MFGFYRVAAAVPKVRVTDVSFNIEHIIDLWKIAAKNQSAVILFPELSVSSYSCADLFYQETLHSAVDVGLSKLLDESIHLDTVAIVGAPLWHKNRLYNCAVVIQKGQILGVVPKIFVPEHKEYYEKRWFSSGKDVKNEMIEVAGQSVPFGVDLLFKRNSELIFGIEVCEDLWSVVPPSSYQALAGATLLFNLSASDEIVGKSDYRKSLVSSQSARCMAAYVYASCGVGESTTDVVFGGDAMIAENGSLLEQGERFLDESQIIFADVDLARLKMMRISESSFSDGECREFRIVNLSDVPQIVQLNRFIDPHPFVPSDKKVRTKRCKEIFSIQAAALAKRLEHIGSEVCVIGISGGLDSTLALLATYKTYEILKKDPKDIVCVTMPGFGTTGRTFENARRLCEGLGVTLKTVDITNACLDHFKVIGHDPNEHTIVYENVQARERTQILMDLANKLNGIVIGTGDLSESALGWSTYNGDHMSMYAINVGIPKTLIRYLVEWAADTHPDISEVLQDILATPVSPELLPSQDDDTISQKTEEVVGPYELHDFFLYHMIKSGATPKKILFLAKVAFKQKYDDETIKKWLKLFLWRFFSQQFKRSCMPDGPKVGTIALSPRGDWRMPSDAVVSEWIKELERVE